The DNA region CTATTTGGAAAGTAATATTTTGTCTAACAATTTGTGTCACAATCATGATCTCATTGAAAATCACCAaaagttaaaattgatttttttttttcttggtataatttttatttatggtGATCCAGATTATAGTTTGatttttgttgcttcatttggtataaattattttctagatcatgatccagattttagtaattattttgtttcatttggtatagagattttttattttctagatGATAATCAAATTACTTTTAGATTATTGCAAATTTTGGCAAACATTACAAATTTCGATCTTTCCGAAAAAAAAAGGGTGACAAAACACACCAATGGCTCCCTGAACCCTTTTCACTTCATCTTTGATCTAAGTAGTAGAAATTATTGCATTTGCAGTAAAATGCATCCTAGTTGTCCCACCTATAGTTATTTAATCCTTTGTGTCAGACCTATGCTGCTTGGTGCTTTTGCTGAAACTATTTCATTCATCCTAATGTTTCCTAGGAAACCATAGAGGATCAAAGACACAAGTTCCTGTCAAACCAGAACTTCAGAAGGCAGTTCTACCCATTGAAGTGCCAACGTTGTCCTTGGAAGACATAAAAGAGAAAACTGAAAATTTTGGATCAAAGGCATTGATTGGTGAAGGGTCTTATGGAAGAGTCTACTACGCAAGCTTGGATGAAAAAGCGGTTGCTGTAAAAAAGCTTGACGTGTCTTCTGAAACCGAGTCAAATAATGATTTCTTGTCACAagtttgttttccttttctaCAAGACATATTGATCTAATATCTTCCTTGTTTTATCTTCTTACAGTGGTTTCGTCTATATTGTTTTCCACTCCATAAAAAATAGGTATCCATGGTGTCAAGACTGAAGCATGAAAACTTTGTAGAGCTTCTTGGATACTGTGTAGAAGGAAATACTCGTGTGCTAGCATATGAATTTGCTACCATGGGATCTCTGCATGATATTCTGCATGGTACGtttcaattttctttattattaaagttagaTTTCGTTCATATCTCTCAGTATATtctttacattattatttttattttgagcttatttggaaacaaactAGTAATTTGACGTAAGTCACAATCTTCTCATTGGAAAAATCGCCAAAGTTAAATTTGTAAGTGAATTGTTTTCCGTATCATGATCAAATTATGAAACAACTAGAAAGGGACTGGATAACAGATGCAATAAGAGATAGTAAAGGAATGACCTGAGCGTTTAGACGAGAAGCTTGGAGACAACCCTCCATAGCCGATATGAAATGGATAGGAATACGAATTCAACATGATTTAACCTAACCTAATCTTACCCCTTATATACTCTCTACTTAGTGGGCTTTATATAGAATCTAGCCATTAAATGGCCGGCCCATTGCCCTTGTAGAGAATATAATTAACACatggtaaattaatttttgtatcaTGATCCAGATTATGGTGTGATTTTCgttgtttcatttggtatacaaattattactttagATAATGATACAAATTATAGTATATCTGTTACATCATCGAGATTTTTTTCACCATCATGATCAACATGAAAAAAGGTTGATAACAAAATGGCCCATTATCTCATATGACAGGTAGAAAGGGAGTACAAGGGGCTCAGCCAGGTCCTGTGCTTGACTGGATGCAACGGGTAAGGATTGCAGTTGATGCTGCGAGGGGTCTAGAGTACTTGCATGAGAAGGTTCAGTCATCCATAATTCATAGAGATGTCCGGTCAAGCAATGTGCTTCTCTTTGAGGACTTCAAAGCTAAAATTGCAGACTTCAACCTTTCAAACCAGGCTCCTGATATGGCTGCTCGTCTTCATTCTACTCGGGTTCTAGGGACTTTCGGTTACCATGCACCAGAGTAATACTTCTACTCCCTTATGCTAAACCGTATTTAGCTCATTTAGAAACTAGTATTTGTCAAAATTCACAATCTAATCAGAAatcatcaaaattaaaattggaagTGGTTTATTCTTTCGTTTGGTATCAGATCTTTTCTCAATCATGATCAGGTTATTATTTGGACctacaaattatatttagatcatgatccaaattataatgtatattatttttgtttcactTGGTATAGAGCTTTTATTTTCTGGATGATAacgagatttttattttatcattgtgATTTTTGGCAAACACAACTACTAACTTCTCTTTAGTGTGATGACgcaaataagatttttttaccTCTTTACCAACTTCCATATGAGAATTAGACGCTCTGGCTTTCAATGATTGTCAAATTATGCAGCAGTTAGACTCACTTCTTTGTGCtgagaataatataaaaacaaacaaaatgtgCAGGTATGCAATGACAGGGCAACTAACACAAAAGAGTGATGTCTATAGTTTTGGTGTTGTTCTACTTGAACTTCTGACTGGACGAAAGCCTGTTGATC from Impatiens glandulifera chromosome 5, dImpGla2.1, whole genome shotgun sequence includes:
- the LOC124938388 gene encoding PTI1-like tyrosine-protein kinase 1 isoform X1, encoding MDDIRIRQGLVGHLPPPGYLVRLQSRGSADDLYLRKRERMRKWLCCTCQVDESYPKSDIEPFKSPKNHGEGNHRGSKTQVPVKPELQKAVLPIEVPTLSLEDIKEKTENFGSKALIGEGSYGRVYYASLDEKAVAVKKLDVSSETESNNDFLSQVSMVSRLKHENFVELLGYCVEGNTRVLAYEFATMGSLHDILHGRKGVQGAQPGPVLDWMQRVRIAVDAARGLEYLHEKVQSSIIHRDVRSSNVLLFEDFKAKIADFNLSNQAPDMAARLHSTRVLGTFGYHAPEYAMTGQLTQKSDVYSFGVVLLELLTGRKPVDHTMPRGQQSLVTWATPRLSEDKVKQCVDPKLKGEYPPKGVAKLAAVAALCVQYESEFRPNMSIVVKALQPLLKAPAPIPSPSPEV
- the LOC124938388 gene encoding PTI1-like tyrosine-protein kinase 1 isoform X2 — its product is MRKWLCCTCQVDESYPKSDIEPFKSPKNHGEGNHRGSKTQVPVKPELQKAVLPIEVPTLSLEDIKEKTENFGSKALIGEGSYGRVYYASLDEKAVAVKKLDVSSETESNNDFLSQVSMVSRLKHENFVELLGYCVEGNTRVLAYEFATMGSLHDILHGRKGVQGAQPGPVLDWMQRVRIAVDAARGLEYLHEKVQSSIIHRDVRSSNVLLFEDFKAKIADFNLSNQAPDMAARLHSTRVLGTFGYHAPEYAMTGQLTQKSDVYSFGVVLLELLTGRKPVDHTMPRGQQSLVTWATPRLSEDKVKQCVDPKLKGEYPPKGVAKLAAVAALCVQYESEFRPNMSIVVKALQPLLKAPAPIPSPSPEV